From Cricetulus griseus strain 17A/GY chromosome 1 unlocalized genomic scaffold, alternate assembly CriGri-PICRH-1.0 chr1_0, whole genome shotgun sequence, a single genomic window includes:
- the Fgl2 gene encoding fibroleukin, giving the protein MRLPGWYWLSSVVAVLAACGAGAEQAHNLTEELRDASAQAACPARLEGRGKCEGSQCGFQLTLPTLTLQLPQQLGNMEQVLKEVRALKEAVDSLKKSCQDCKLQADDHGDPGGDGAGPAGDNRVQELESQVNKLSSELKDAKDELQGLQGRLETLHLVNMNNMEHYVDDKVANLTFVVNSLDGKCSKCPGQESTQSQPVQHLIYKDCSDYYMIGKRSSETYRVTPDHRNSSFLVYCDMETMGGGWTVLQARLDGSTNFTRYWKDYKAGFGNLEREFWLGNDKIHLLTKSKEMILRIDLEDFKGLKLYALYDEFYVANEFLKYRLHIGNYNGTAGDALRFSKYYNHDLKFFTTPDRDNDRYPYGNCGLYYSSGWWFDACLSANLNGKYYHQKYRGVRNGIFWGTWPGISQAQPGGYKSSFRQAKMMIRPKNFKP; this is encoded by the exons ATGAGGCTTCCCGGCTGGTACTGGCTGAGCTCGGTGGTGGCGGTCCTGGCTGCCTGCggagcaggagcagagcaggCGCACAACCTGACCGAGGAGCTGCGGGATGCGAGCGCCCAGGCCGCCTGCCCCGCCAGGCTGGAGGGCAGAGGGAAGTGTGAGGGCAGTCAGTGCGGGTTCCAGCTCACCCTGCCCACGCTGACCCTCCAGCTCCCGCAGCAGCTCGGCAACATGGAGCAGGTGCTCAAAGAGGTGCGGGCCCTCAAGGAAGCTGTCGACAGTCTGAAGAAATCCTGCCAGGACTGCAAGCTTCAGGCTGACGACCATGGAGACCCAGGCGGGGACGGAGCAGGGCCGGCCGGGGACAACCGAGTCCAGGAACTGGAGAGTCAGGTgaacaagctgtcctctgagctcAAGGATGCCAAGGACGAGCTCCAGGGGCTGCAGGGGCGCCTGGAGACGCTGCACCTTGTAAACATGAACAACATGGAGCACTACGTGGACGACAAAGTGGCAAATCTAACGTTCGTGGTCAACAGTTTGGACGGCAAATGCTCCAAGTGTCCCGGCCAAGAATCCACCCAGTCACAGCCGG ttCAACACCTAATATACAAAGATTGCTCTGACTACTACATGATAGGAAAAAGAAGCAGTGAGACCTACAGAGTGACCCCTGATCACAGAAATAGCAGCTTCCTGGTGTACTGTGACATGGAGACCATGGGGGGAGGCTGGACGGTGCTACAAGCTCGCCTCGATGGAAGTACCAACTTCACCAGATACTGGAAAGACTACAAAGCAGGCTTTGGAAACCTTGAACGAGAATTTTGGCTGGGTAATGATAAAATTCATCTGCTGACCAAGAGTAAGGAAATGATTTTGAGAATAGATCTTGAAGATTTTAAAGGTCTCAAATTATATGCCTTGTATGATGAGTTTTACGTGGCTAACGAATTTCTCAAATATCGATTGCATATTGGTAACTATAATGGCACAGCAGGAGACGCCTTACGTTTCAGTAAATATTACAACCATGATCTGAAGTTTTTCACCACCCCTGACAGAGACAATGACCGGTACCCCTATGGGAATTGTGGTCTCTATTACAGCTCAGGTTGGTGGTTTGATGCATGTCTCTCTGCAAACTTAAATGGCAAATATTATCACCAGAAATACAGAGGTGTCCGAAATGGGATTTTCTGGGGCACCTGGCCAGGAATTAGCCAGGCACAGCCTGGTGGCTACAAGTCCTCCTTTAGGCAGGCCAAGATGATGATTAGACCCAAGAATTTCAAGCCATAA